The Candidatus Acidulodesulfobacterium acidiphilum genome contains a region encoding:
- a CDS encoding ferritin: MCDEHHLDDALSEETKNLEMARQSLIEEFQAINWYQERIEYTADEELKHILAHNRDEEKEHAAMLMEYIRKHDKVQDDKFLHHD, translated from the coding sequence ATGTGCGACGAACATCATTTAGACGACGCTTTAAGCGAAGAAACCAAAAACTTAGAAATGGCAAGACAATCGCTTATTGAAGAATTTCAAGCAATTAACTGGTATCAGGAAAGAATAGAATACACCGCCGACGAAGAATTAAAACATATTCTTGCGCATAATAGAGACGAAGAAAAAGAGCATGCCGCAATGCTTATGGAATATATAAGAAAACACGACAAGGTTCAGGACGACAAATTTCTTCATCACGATTAA
- a CDS encoding indolepyruvate ferredoxin oxidoreductase subunit alpha, whose translation MLNKTLDYSKLLLTGNEAIALGGAKAGVYTAVGYPGTPSSEILPYLSKLNCGATVNWSINEKTALEIAIGTSIGCKRAMFTTKHVGLNVASDPLMTLALTGVRGGLVVVTADDPGMHSSQNEQDNRLYSKFAKIPMFEPSDSQECLDFTSKAFDVSEEFDTPVILRTTTRISHSRSVVVFSGKFTPPEELKNTKNTYKKDTEKFVMVPIYARKRHKAALERLKRLKDFSNRSGLNYAEYNDKEFGIITSGISYQYAKEIAPFASFLKLSFSYPLPDLLIKDFVKNVKNIVIIEELEPFIQNEIASLGIELKGKEYFPQDGEFNPDIILSGLKKAGFFKGKKTAGKEKDADKSVRISLRNNLPPRFPALCSGCPHTSVFYALKKLKVPVMGDIGCYTLGALPPLSSMDSCISMGLAFGAAQGLSLTKSSHKKTVGIMGDSTFFHSGITSLIDAKYNNAKFTAIILDNSTTAMTGGQDHPGTGKNLSFNRSISNKIDIKKIIEGIGIEEIFVIDPYDYNETLKTLKKALDSNNLNAVITDRPCVLYPKKIDTGKKFKISDGCTGCDLCMQTGCPSIRLPYDKTVRINAKNGIKPVPFIDSSCIGCSICKDICVFNFIEEIRQS comes from the coding sequence TTGCTTAATAAAACTTTAGACTACTCAAAATTACTTCTTACCGGAAATGAAGCAATCGCTTTAGGCGGAGCAAAAGCAGGCGTTTACACGGCAGTCGGCTACCCCGGAACGCCGAGTTCCGAAATACTTCCTTATTTATCTAAATTAAACTGCGGAGCAACGGTAAACTGGTCTATCAACGAAAAAACCGCGTTGGAAATAGCGATAGGAACGTCCATCGGCTGTAAAAGAGCAATGTTTACCACTAAACACGTCGGCTTAAACGTTGCTTCAGACCCGCTTATGACTCTTGCGCTTACGGGAGTAAGGGGAGGATTAGTCGTAGTTACCGCCGACGACCCCGGAATGCACAGCTCTCAAAACGAACAGGATAACAGGCTTTATTCAAAATTTGCTAAAATACCTATGTTCGAACCTTCCGACAGCCAGGAATGTTTAGATTTTACTTCAAAAGCTTTCGACGTAAGCGAAGAATTCGATACTCCGGTTATTTTAAGAACTACTACGAGAATATCCCATTCAAGAAGCGTCGTCGTTTTTTCAGGCAAATTTACGCCGCCGGAAGAACTGAAAAATACGAAAAATACTTACAAAAAAGATACTGAAAAATTTGTAATGGTTCCTATTTATGCAAGAAAAAGACATAAAGCCGCTTTAGAAAGGTTAAAACGGCTCAAAGATTTTTCTAACCGTTCAGGATTAAACTATGCCGAATATAACGATAAAGAATTCGGCATAATAACAAGCGGCATTTCTTATCAGTACGCTAAAGAAATTGCTCCTTTTGCGTCATTTTTAAAACTGTCTTTTTCTTATCCGCTTCCGGATTTATTAATTAAAGATTTTGTAAAAAACGTTAAAAACATAGTTATAATTGAAGAATTAGAGCCTTTTATCCAAAACGAAATCGCTTCGCTCGGCATAGAGTTAAAAGGAAAAGAATATTTTCCGCAGGACGGAGAATTTAATCCGGATATCATATTATCAGGACTTAAAAAAGCAGGCTTTTTTAAAGGCAAAAAAACGGCGGGTAAAGAAAAAGATGCAGACAAAAGCGTCCGCATTAGTTTACGCAATAATCTGCCGCCGAGATTTCCCGCTTTGTGCAGCGGATGCCCTCATACTTCGGTATTTTACGCTCTTAAAAAATTAAAAGTTCCCGTTATGGGCGATATAGGTTGCTATACCCTCGGAGCGCTTCCGCCTCTTAGTTCTATGGACAGCTGCATTTCGATGGGACTTGCGTTCGGCGCGGCGCAAGGTTTGTCGCTTACAAAATCTTCGCATAAAAAAACCGTAGGAATTATGGGCGATTCTACGTTCTTTCATTCCGGCATAACTTCTCTTATAGACGCAAAATATAATAATGCAAAATTTACAGCTATTATTTTGGATAACTCCACTACGGCGATGACCGGAGGACAGGATCATCCAGGAACGGGGAAAAACCTTTCTTTTAACCGATCCATTTCAAATAAAATAGATATTAAAAAAATTATAGAAGGAATAGGTATAGAAGAAATTTTCGTCATAGACCCGTACGATTACAATGAAACGCTTAAGACTTTAAAAAAAGCGCTTGATTCAAACAATCTTAACGCAGTTATAACCGACAGACCTTGCGTATTATACCCCAAAAAAATAGATACCGGAAAAAAATTTAAAATATCGGACGGATGTACCGGATGCGATTTATGTATGCAGACCGGGTGTCCGTCTATACGCTTGCCGTACGATAAGACAGTCCGCATAAACGCTAAGAACGGAATAAAACCTGTTCCTTTTATAGATTCGTCCTGTATAGGATGTTCTATATGCAAAGATATATGCGTTTTTAACTTTATCGAAGAAATAAGGCAATCTTAA
- a CDS encoding indolepyruvate oxidoreductase subunit beta has product MGDSTQNILICGIGGQGVVLAGKIISLAAFESGMDIKTSEVHGMSQRGGSVSTHIRLGKKIFSPLIPENGATAILSFDIYETLRYTSSFANKNTIIVSSNDGKTPAWTSKTKNDTIINNFTDIYSIASLLKDNFKSLTLLDDKQIAENLGNVKVSNIILIGALSVFTDIKEDIWLKTIETNVPEKTVDLNIKAFIKGRTSL; this is encoded by the coding sequence ATGGGCGATTCAACACAAAACATATTAATTTGCGGAATAGGAGGGCAGGGCGTCGTACTTGCCGGTAAGATTATCAGCCTCGCGGCGTTTGAAAGCGGTATGGATATTAAAACGTCGGAAGTTCACGGAATGTCGCAGAGGGGAGGTTCGGTTTCAACGCATATAAGGTTAGGAAAAAAAATATTTTCCCCGCTGATACCGGAAAACGGCGCTACGGCGATTCTTTCTTTCGATATTTATGAAACCTTAAGATATACAAGCAGTTTCGCAAACAAAAATACGATAATAGTTTCGTCTAACGACGGCAAAACGCCGGCGTGGACTTCTAAAACCAAAAATGATACAATCATAAATAATTTTACCGATATATATTCTATCGCCTCGCTTTTAAAAGACAATTTTAAATCTTTGACTCTTTTGGACGATAAACAGATTGCCGAAAATCTAGGGAACGTCAAAGTTTCAAATATTATACTTATAGGAGCGTTATCGGTTTTTACGGATATAAAAGAAGATATTTGGCTAAAAACTATTGAAACAAACGTTCCCGAAAAAACCGTAGATTTAAATATTAAGGCATTTATAAAAGGCAGAACTTCATTATGA